From a single Sphaeramia orbicularis chromosome 4, fSphaOr1.1, whole genome shotgun sequence genomic region:
- the ddr2a gene encoding discoidin domain-containing receptor 2 isoform X1, translated as MHVFGMKHLWDVHFLLLVVLYLLGVVSSQVNPGVCRYPLGMSGGQIQDEDISASSQWSESTAARYGRLDFEEGDGAWCPEITVEPDSLKEFLQIDLRSLHFITLVGTQGRHAGGIGNEFAQMYKIKYSRDGSRWISWRNRQGKQVIEGNRNAYDIVLKDLEPPIIARFVRFMPVTDHSMNVCMRVELYGCEWLDGLVSYNVPAGEQMTISGHPVYLNDSVYDGAVIHSMTEGLGQLTDGVCGLDDFTDSHVYNVWEGYDYVGWNNESFPSGYVEIMFEFDRTRNFTTMKVHCNNMFSKHVKVFRQVVCYFRSESDWEATPLSFSPVVDEKNPSARFVTVNLANHMASAIKCQFYFADAWMLFSEITFQSDTAMYNTTLAPPKPGSPSNTQPEDDPTHKVDDSNTRILIGCLVAIIFILVAIIVIILWRQVWQKMLEKASRRMLDDELTASLSIQSETFAYNHNHHQSSTTSEQESNSTYERIFPLGPDYQEPSRLICKLPEFAQSSDEPGRWKHMCASKSGLVPSDVKNRRTSSPGFLVSVCVSCCVKASTSTAASKSTTTTVVQDGVPHYAEADIVNLQGVTGSNTYAIPALTMDLLSGKDVAVEEFPRKLLTFKEKLGEGQFGEVHLCEAEGMQEFMNKEFLFDYPEGQPVLVAVKMLRSDANKNARNDFLKEIKIMSRLKDPNIIRLLAVCIYSDPLCMITEYMENGDLNQFLSRHEPEGQLALLSNAPTVSFNNLCYMATQIASGMKYLSSLNFVHRDLATRNCLVGKNYTIKIADFGMSRNLYSGDYYRIQGRAVLPIRWMSWESILLGKFTTASDVWAFGVTLWEILTFCKEQPYSQLTDEQVIENTGEFFRDQKRQIYLPQPVLCPDSLYKIMLSCWKRNTKERPSFQEIHRALLDRQP; from the exons GTGTGTGTCGATATCCTCTGGGCATGTCAGGAGGGCAGATACAGGATGAGGATATCTCTGCCTCCAGCCAGTGGTCTGAGTCCACTGCTGCTAGATACGGCAG gttgGACTTTGAGGAGGGCGATGGTGCGTGGTGTCCGGAGATTACAGTCGAACCAGACAGCCTGAAGGAATTTCTCCAGATTGACCTGCGCTCGCTTCACTTCATCACTCTGGTGGGCACCCAGGGTCGTCATGCAGGGGGCATTGGTAACGAGTTCGCCCAAATGTACAAGATAAAGTACAGTCGAGATGGAAGCAGGTGGATCTCATGGAGAAACAGGCAGGGCAAGCAG GTCATTGAGGGGAACAGAAACGCCTACGATATCGTTCTCAAAGACCTGGAGCCGCCCATTATCGCTCGCTTTGTTCGCTTCATGCCCGTCACTGATCATTCTATGAACGTCTGCATGAGAGTGGAGCTCTACGGCTGCGAGTGGCTCG ATGGTCTTGTGTCATATAACGTCCCGGCAGGAGAACAGATGACCATATCTGGACACCCTGTGTATCTCAACGACTCTGTGTATGATGGGGCAGTCattcacag TATGACCGAGGGCCTGGGCCAGCTGACTGATGGAGTGTGCGGCTTAGATGATTTCACAGACAGCCATGTCTACAACGTGTGGGAAGGGTATGACTATGTGGGTTGGAACAATGAGAGCTTTCCCAGTGGATATGTTGAAATCATGTTTGAGTTCGACCGCACACGAAACTTTACCACCATGAAG gttcaCTGTAACAACATGTTCTCAAAGCATGTTAAGGTCTTCCGTCAGGTTGTGTGTTATTTCCGCTCTGAGTCGGACTGGGAGGCCACGCCACTCTCCTTCAGCCCCGTGGTAGATGAGAAGAACCCCAGCGCCAGATTTGTCACAGTCAATCTGGCCAATCACATGGCCAGTGCCATTAAGTGCCAGTTCTACTTTGCTGATGCGTGGATGTTATTTAGTGAGATCACCTTTCAGTCAG ATACAGCCATGTACAACACAACACTGGCTCCACCCAAACCAGGGTCACCATCGAATACACAACCAG AGGACGACCCCACCCACAAAGTAGACGACAGCAACACCCGAATCCTGATTGGCTGTTTAGTGGCCATAATCTTCATCCTTGTTgccatcattgtcatcatcttgTGGCGACAAGTGTGGCAGAAAATGTTGGAAAAG GCCTCTCGCCGGATGCTGGATGATGAACTAACTGCTAGTTTGTCAATACAGAGTGAGACGTTCGCTTACAACCACAACCACCACCAGTCGAGTACGACCAGTGAGCAGGAGTCCAACTCCACCTATGAGCGCATCTTCCCCCTCGGCCCTGACTACCAGGAGCCCTCACGCCTCATATGTAAGCTGCCAGAGTTTGCCCAGAGCTCTGATGAGCCTGGTAGGTGGAAACATATGTGTGCTTCAAAATCAGGATTAGTTCCAAGTGATGTGAAAAACCGCCGGACTTCATCACCAGGGTTtcttgtaagtgtgtgtgtttcttgttGTGTGAAAGCTTCCACCAGTACAGCAGCTTCTAAATCCACCACTACGACCGTGGTCCAGGATGGGGTCCCTCACTACGCAGAGGCAGACATCGTAAACCTACAAGGTGTGACTGGGAGCAACACTTATGCCATCCCTGCACTAACTATGGACCTTTTGTCAGGAAAGGATGTTGCAGTGGAAGAGTTCCCACGAAAACTGCTCACATTCAAGGAGAAACTGGGAGAGGGCCAGTTTGGAGAG GTGCATTTGTGTGAAGCAGAGGGAATGCAGGAGTTCATGAATAAAGAGTTTTTATTTGACTATCCTGAGGGACAGCCTGTTTTAGTGGCTGTGAAGATGCTCCGTTCAGATGCCAACAAAAATGCAAG AAATGACTTCTTAAAAGAAATAAAGATCATGTCCCGTCTGAAGGATCCCAACATCATTCGCCTGCTTGCTGTGTGCATCTACAGCGACCCTCTATGTATGATCACAGAGTACATGGAGAACGGAGATCTTAACCAGTTTCTGTCCCGCCATGAACCAGAGGGACAACTTGCATTGCTCAGTAATGCACCTACCGTCAG CTTCAATAATCTGTGCTATATGGCCACTCAGATAGCATCGGGGATGAAGTACCTCTCCTCTTTAAACTTTGTCCATCGAGACTTGGCCACTCGAAACTGCCTGGTGGGCAAGAACTACACCATAAAAATAGCTGACTTTGGCATGAGCAGAAACCTGTACAGCGGCGACTACTACCGCATCCAGGGCAGAGCTGTACTGCCGATACGCTGGATGTCCTGGGAGAGCATCCTGCTG GGTAAGTTCACCACAGCGAGCGATGTGTGGGCCTTTGGTGTCACCCTGTGGGAGATACTAACCTTCTGCAAAGAGCAGCCCTACTCTCAGCTCACTGATGAGCAAGTGATAGAGAACACAGGGGAGTTTTTCAGGGATCAGAAAAGACAG ATCTACCTTCCTCAACCGGTTTTGTGTCCAGACTCACTCTACAAGATCATGCTGAGCTGCTGGAAGAGGAACACGAAGGAGCGGCCGTCGTTTCAAGAAATCCACCGAGCCCTCCTCGACAGACAACCTTAA
- the ddr2a gene encoding discoidin domain-containing receptor 2 isoform X2, which produces MHVFGMKHLWDVHFLLLVVLYLLGVVSSQVNPGVCRYPLGMSGGQIQDEDISASSQWSESTAARYGRLDFEEGDGAWCPEITVEPDSLKEFLQIDLRSLHFITLVGTQGRHAGGIGNEFAQMYKIKYSRDGSRWISWRNRQGKQVIEGNRNAYDIVLKDLEPPIIARFVRFMPVTDHSMNVCMRVELYGCEWLDGLVSYNVPAGEQMTISGHPVYLNDSVYDGAVIHSMTEGLGQLTDGVCGLDDFTDSHVYNVWEGYDYVGWNNESFPSGYVEIMFEFDRTRNFTTMKVHCNNMFSKHVKVFRQVVCYFRSESDWEATPLSFSPVVDEKNPSARFVTVNLANHMASAIKCQFYFADAWMLFSEITFQSDTAMYNTTLAPPKPGSPSNTQPEDDPTHKVDDSNTRILIGCLVAIIFILVAIIVIILWRQVWQKMLEKASRRMLDDELTASLSIQSETFAYNHNHHQSSTTSEQESNSTYERIFPLGPDYQEPSRLICKLPEFAQSSDEPASTSTAASKSTTTTVVQDGVPHYAEADIVNLQGVTGSNTYAIPALTMDLLSGKDVAVEEFPRKLLTFKEKLGEGQFGEVHLCEAEGMQEFMNKEFLFDYPEGQPVLVAVKMLRSDANKNARNDFLKEIKIMSRLKDPNIIRLLAVCIYSDPLCMITEYMENGDLNQFLSRHEPEGQLALLSNAPTVSFNNLCYMATQIASGMKYLSSLNFVHRDLATRNCLVGKNYTIKIADFGMSRNLYSGDYYRIQGRAVLPIRWMSWESILLGKFTTASDVWAFGVTLWEILTFCKEQPYSQLTDEQVIENTGEFFRDQKRQIYLPQPVLCPDSLYKIMLSCWKRNTKERPSFQEIHRALLDRQP; this is translated from the exons GTGTGTGTCGATATCCTCTGGGCATGTCAGGAGGGCAGATACAGGATGAGGATATCTCTGCCTCCAGCCAGTGGTCTGAGTCCACTGCTGCTAGATACGGCAG gttgGACTTTGAGGAGGGCGATGGTGCGTGGTGTCCGGAGATTACAGTCGAACCAGACAGCCTGAAGGAATTTCTCCAGATTGACCTGCGCTCGCTTCACTTCATCACTCTGGTGGGCACCCAGGGTCGTCATGCAGGGGGCATTGGTAACGAGTTCGCCCAAATGTACAAGATAAAGTACAGTCGAGATGGAAGCAGGTGGATCTCATGGAGAAACAGGCAGGGCAAGCAG GTCATTGAGGGGAACAGAAACGCCTACGATATCGTTCTCAAAGACCTGGAGCCGCCCATTATCGCTCGCTTTGTTCGCTTCATGCCCGTCACTGATCATTCTATGAACGTCTGCATGAGAGTGGAGCTCTACGGCTGCGAGTGGCTCG ATGGTCTTGTGTCATATAACGTCCCGGCAGGAGAACAGATGACCATATCTGGACACCCTGTGTATCTCAACGACTCTGTGTATGATGGGGCAGTCattcacag TATGACCGAGGGCCTGGGCCAGCTGACTGATGGAGTGTGCGGCTTAGATGATTTCACAGACAGCCATGTCTACAACGTGTGGGAAGGGTATGACTATGTGGGTTGGAACAATGAGAGCTTTCCCAGTGGATATGTTGAAATCATGTTTGAGTTCGACCGCACACGAAACTTTACCACCATGAAG gttcaCTGTAACAACATGTTCTCAAAGCATGTTAAGGTCTTCCGTCAGGTTGTGTGTTATTTCCGCTCTGAGTCGGACTGGGAGGCCACGCCACTCTCCTTCAGCCCCGTGGTAGATGAGAAGAACCCCAGCGCCAGATTTGTCACAGTCAATCTGGCCAATCACATGGCCAGTGCCATTAAGTGCCAGTTCTACTTTGCTGATGCGTGGATGTTATTTAGTGAGATCACCTTTCAGTCAG ATACAGCCATGTACAACACAACACTGGCTCCACCCAAACCAGGGTCACCATCGAATACACAACCAG AGGACGACCCCACCCACAAAGTAGACGACAGCAACACCCGAATCCTGATTGGCTGTTTAGTGGCCATAATCTTCATCCTTGTTgccatcattgtcatcatcttgTGGCGACAAGTGTGGCAGAAAATGTTGGAAAAG GCCTCTCGCCGGATGCTGGATGATGAACTAACTGCTAGTTTGTCAATACAGAGTGAGACGTTCGCTTACAACCACAACCACCACCAGTCGAGTACGACCAGTGAGCAGGAGTCCAACTCCACCTATGAGCGCATCTTCCCCCTCGGCCCTGACTACCAGGAGCCCTCACGCCTCATATGTAAGCTGCCAGAGTTTGCCCAGAGCTCTGATGAGCCTG CTTCCACCAGTACAGCAGCTTCTAAATCCACCACTACGACCGTGGTCCAGGATGGGGTCCCTCACTACGCAGAGGCAGACATCGTAAACCTACAAGGTGTGACTGGGAGCAACACTTATGCCATCCCTGCACTAACTATGGACCTTTTGTCAGGAAAGGATGTTGCAGTGGAAGAGTTCCCACGAAAACTGCTCACATTCAAGGAGAAACTGGGAGAGGGCCAGTTTGGAGAG GTGCATTTGTGTGAAGCAGAGGGAATGCAGGAGTTCATGAATAAAGAGTTTTTATTTGACTATCCTGAGGGACAGCCTGTTTTAGTGGCTGTGAAGATGCTCCGTTCAGATGCCAACAAAAATGCAAG AAATGACTTCTTAAAAGAAATAAAGATCATGTCCCGTCTGAAGGATCCCAACATCATTCGCCTGCTTGCTGTGTGCATCTACAGCGACCCTCTATGTATGATCACAGAGTACATGGAGAACGGAGATCTTAACCAGTTTCTGTCCCGCCATGAACCAGAGGGACAACTTGCATTGCTCAGTAATGCACCTACCGTCAG CTTCAATAATCTGTGCTATATGGCCACTCAGATAGCATCGGGGATGAAGTACCTCTCCTCTTTAAACTTTGTCCATCGAGACTTGGCCACTCGAAACTGCCTGGTGGGCAAGAACTACACCATAAAAATAGCTGACTTTGGCATGAGCAGAAACCTGTACAGCGGCGACTACTACCGCATCCAGGGCAGAGCTGTACTGCCGATACGCTGGATGTCCTGGGAGAGCATCCTGCTG GGTAAGTTCACCACAGCGAGCGATGTGTGGGCCTTTGGTGTCACCCTGTGGGAGATACTAACCTTCTGCAAAGAGCAGCCCTACTCTCAGCTCACTGATGAGCAAGTGATAGAGAACACAGGGGAGTTTTTCAGGGATCAGAAAAGACAG ATCTACCTTCCTCAACCGGTTTTGTGTCCAGACTCACTCTACAAGATCATGCTGAGCTGCTGGAAGAGGAACACGAAGGAGCGGCCGTCGTTTCAAGAAATCCACCGAGCCCTCCTCGACAGACAACCTTAA
- the ddr2a gene encoding discoidin domain-containing receptor 2 isoform X3 yields MHVFGMKHLWDVHFLLLVVLYLLGVVSSQVNPGVCRYPLGMSGGQIQDEDISASSQWSESTAARYGRLDFEEGDGAWCPEITVEPDSLKEFLQIDLRSLHFITLVGTQGRHAGGIGNEFAQMYKIKYSRDGSRWISWRNRQGKQVIEGNRNAYDIVLKDLEPPIIARFVRFMPVTDHSMNVCMRVELYGCEWLDGLVSYNVPAGEQMTISGHPVYLNDSVYDGAVIHSMTEGLGQLTDGVCGLDDFTDSHVYNVWEGYDYVGWNNESFPSGYVEIMFEFDRTRNFTTMKVHCNNMFSKHVKVFRQVVCYFRSESDWEATPLSFSPVVDEKNPSARFVTVNLANHMASAIKCQFYFADAWMLFSEITFQSDTAMYNTTLAPPKPGSPSNTQPEDDPTHKVDDSNTRILIGCLVAIIFILVAIIVIILWRQVWQKMLEKASRRMLDDELTASLSIQSETFAYNHNHHQSSTTSEQESNSTYERIFPLGPDYQEPSRLISSTSTAASKSTTTTVVQDGVPHYAEADIVNLQGVTGSNTYAIPALTMDLLSGKDVAVEEFPRKLLTFKEKLGEGQFGEVHLCEAEGMQEFMNKEFLFDYPEGQPVLVAVKMLRSDANKNARNDFLKEIKIMSRLKDPNIIRLLAVCIYSDPLCMITEYMENGDLNQFLSRHEPEGQLALLSNAPTVSFNNLCYMATQIASGMKYLSSLNFVHRDLATRNCLVGKNYTIKIADFGMSRNLYSGDYYRIQGRAVLPIRWMSWESILLGKFTTASDVWAFGVTLWEILTFCKEQPYSQLTDEQVIENTGEFFRDQKRQIYLPQPVLCPDSLYKIMLSCWKRNTKERPSFQEIHRALLDRQP; encoded by the exons GTGTGTGTCGATATCCTCTGGGCATGTCAGGAGGGCAGATACAGGATGAGGATATCTCTGCCTCCAGCCAGTGGTCTGAGTCCACTGCTGCTAGATACGGCAG gttgGACTTTGAGGAGGGCGATGGTGCGTGGTGTCCGGAGATTACAGTCGAACCAGACAGCCTGAAGGAATTTCTCCAGATTGACCTGCGCTCGCTTCACTTCATCACTCTGGTGGGCACCCAGGGTCGTCATGCAGGGGGCATTGGTAACGAGTTCGCCCAAATGTACAAGATAAAGTACAGTCGAGATGGAAGCAGGTGGATCTCATGGAGAAACAGGCAGGGCAAGCAG GTCATTGAGGGGAACAGAAACGCCTACGATATCGTTCTCAAAGACCTGGAGCCGCCCATTATCGCTCGCTTTGTTCGCTTCATGCCCGTCACTGATCATTCTATGAACGTCTGCATGAGAGTGGAGCTCTACGGCTGCGAGTGGCTCG ATGGTCTTGTGTCATATAACGTCCCGGCAGGAGAACAGATGACCATATCTGGACACCCTGTGTATCTCAACGACTCTGTGTATGATGGGGCAGTCattcacag TATGACCGAGGGCCTGGGCCAGCTGACTGATGGAGTGTGCGGCTTAGATGATTTCACAGACAGCCATGTCTACAACGTGTGGGAAGGGTATGACTATGTGGGTTGGAACAATGAGAGCTTTCCCAGTGGATATGTTGAAATCATGTTTGAGTTCGACCGCACACGAAACTTTACCACCATGAAG gttcaCTGTAACAACATGTTCTCAAAGCATGTTAAGGTCTTCCGTCAGGTTGTGTGTTATTTCCGCTCTGAGTCGGACTGGGAGGCCACGCCACTCTCCTTCAGCCCCGTGGTAGATGAGAAGAACCCCAGCGCCAGATTTGTCACAGTCAATCTGGCCAATCACATGGCCAGTGCCATTAAGTGCCAGTTCTACTTTGCTGATGCGTGGATGTTATTTAGTGAGATCACCTTTCAGTCAG ATACAGCCATGTACAACACAACACTGGCTCCACCCAAACCAGGGTCACCATCGAATACACAACCAG AGGACGACCCCACCCACAAAGTAGACGACAGCAACACCCGAATCCTGATTGGCTGTTTAGTGGCCATAATCTTCATCCTTGTTgccatcattgtcatcatcttgTGGCGACAAGTGTGGCAGAAAATGTTGGAAAAG GCCTCTCGCCGGATGCTGGATGATGAACTAACTGCTAGTTTGTCAATACAGAGTGAGACGTTCGCTTACAACCACAACCACCACCAGTCGAGTACGACCAGTGAGCAGGAGTCCAACTCCACCTATGAGCGCATCTTCCCCCTCGGCCCTGACTACCAGGAGCCCTCACGCCTCATAT CTTCCACCAGTACAGCAGCTTCTAAATCCACCACTACGACCGTGGTCCAGGATGGGGTCCCTCACTACGCAGAGGCAGACATCGTAAACCTACAAGGTGTGACTGGGAGCAACACTTATGCCATCCCTGCACTAACTATGGACCTTTTGTCAGGAAAGGATGTTGCAGTGGAAGAGTTCCCACGAAAACTGCTCACATTCAAGGAGAAACTGGGAGAGGGCCAGTTTGGAGAG GTGCATTTGTGTGAAGCAGAGGGAATGCAGGAGTTCATGAATAAAGAGTTTTTATTTGACTATCCTGAGGGACAGCCTGTTTTAGTGGCTGTGAAGATGCTCCGTTCAGATGCCAACAAAAATGCAAG AAATGACTTCTTAAAAGAAATAAAGATCATGTCCCGTCTGAAGGATCCCAACATCATTCGCCTGCTTGCTGTGTGCATCTACAGCGACCCTCTATGTATGATCACAGAGTACATGGAGAACGGAGATCTTAACCAGTTTCTGTCCCGCCATGAACCAGAGGGACAACTTGCATTGCTCAGTAATGCACCTACCGTCAG CTTCAATAATCTGTGCTATATGGCCACTCAGATAGCATCGGGGATGAAGTACCTCTCCTCTTTAAACTTTGTCCATCGAGACTTGGCCACTCGAAACTGCCTGGTGGGCAAGAACTACACCATAAAAATAGCTGACTTTGGCATGAGCAGAAACCTGTACAGCGGCGACTACTACCGCATCCAGGGCAGAGCTGTACTGCCGATACGCTGGATGTCCTGGGAGAGCATCCTGCTG GGTAAGTTCACCACAGCGAGCGATGTGTGGGCCTTTGGTGTCACCCTGTGGGAGATACTAACCTTCTGCAAAGAGCAGCCCTACTCTCAGCTCACTGATGAGCAAGTGATAGAGAACACAGGGGAGTTTTTCAGGGATCAGAAAAGACAG ATCTACCTTCCTCAACCGGTTTTGTGTCCAGACTCACTCTACAAGATCATGCTGAGCTGCTGGAAGAGGAACACGAAGGAGCGGCCGTCGTTTCAAGAAATCCACCGAGCCCTCCTCGACAGACAACCTTAA
- the ddr2a gene encoding discoidin domain-containing receptor 2 isoform X4 — MHVFGMKHLWDVHFLLLVVLYLLGVVSSQVNPGVCRYPLGMSGGQIQDEDISASSQWSESTAARYGRLDFEEGDGAWCPEITVEPDSLKEFLQIDLRSLHFITLVGTQGRHAGGIGNEFAQMYKIKYSRDGSRWISWRNRQGKQVIEGNRNAYDIVLKDLEPPIIARFVRFMPVTDHSMNVCMRVELYGCEWLDGLVSYNVPAGEQMTISGHPVYLNDSVYDGAVIHSMTEGLGQLTDGVCGLDDFTDSHVYNVWEGYDYVGWNNESFPSGYVEIMFEFDRTRNFTTMKVHCNNMFSKHVKVFRQVVCYFRSESDWEATPLSFSPVVDEKNPSARFVTVNLANHMASAIKCQFYFADAWMLFSEITFQSDTAMYNTTLAPPKPGSPSNTQPEDDPTHKVDDSNTRILIGCLVAIIFILVAIIVIILWRQVWQKMLEKSETFAYNHNHHQSSTTSEQESNSTYERIFPLGPDYQEPSRLICKLPEFAQSSDEPASTSTAASKSTTTTVVQDGVPHYAEADIVNLQGVTGSNTYAIPALTMDLLSGKDVAVEEFPRKLLTFKEKLGEGQFGEVHLCEAEGMQEFMNKEFLFDYPEGQPVLVAVKMLRSDANKNARNDFLKEIKIMSRLKDPNIIRLLAVCIYSDPLCMITEYMENGDLNQFLSRHEPEGQLALLSNAPTVSFNNLCYMATQIASGMKYLSSLNFVHRDLATRNCLVGKNYTIKIADFGMSRNLYSGDYYRIQGRAVLPIRWMSWESILLGKFTTASDVWAFGVTLWEILTFCKEQPYSQLTDEQVIENTGEFFRDQKRQIYLPQPVLCPDSLYKIMLSCWKRNTKERPSFQEIHRALLDRQP, encoded by the exons GTGTGTGTCGATATCCTCTGGGCATGTCAGGAGGGCAGATACAGGATGAGGATATCTCTGCCTCCAGCCAGTGGTCTGAGTCCACTGCTGCTAGATACGGCAG gttgGACTTTGAGGAGGGCGATGGTGCGTGGTGTCCGGAGATTACAGTCGAACCAGACAGCCTGAAGGAATTTCTCCAGATTGACCTGCGCTCGCTTCACTTCATCACTCTGGTGGGCACCCAGGGTCGTCATGCAGGGGGCATTGGTAACGAGTTCGCCCAAATGTACAAGATAAAGTACAGTCGAGATGGAAGCAGGTGGATCTCATGGAGAAACAGGCAGGGCAAGCAG GTCATTGAGGGGAACAGAAACGCCTACGATATCGTTCTCAAAGACCTGGAGCCGCCCATTATCGCTCGCTTTGTTCGCTTCATGCCCGTCACTGATCATTCTATGAACGTCTGCATGAGAGTGGAGCTCTACGGCTGCGAGTGGCTCG ATGGTCTTGTGTCATATAACGTCCCGGCAGGAGAACAGATGACCATATCTGGACACCCTGTGTATCTCAACGACTCTGTGTATGATGGGGCAGTCattcacag TATGACCGAGGGCCTGGGCCAGCTGACTGATGGAGTGTGCGGCTTAGATGATTTCACAGACAGCCATGTCTACAACGTGTGGGAAGGGTATGACTATGTGGGTTGGAACAATGAGAGCTTTCCCAGTGGATATGTTGAAATCATGTTTGAGTTCGACCGCACACGAAACTTTACCACCATGAAG gttcaCTGTAACAACATGTTCTCAAAGCATGTTAAGGTCTTCCGTCAGGTTGTGTGTTATTTCCGCTCTGAGTCGGACTGGGAGGCCACGCCACTCTCCTTCAGCCCCGTGGTAGATGAGAAGAACCCCAGCGCCAGATTTGTCACAGTCAATCTGGCCAATCACATGGCCAGTGCCATTAAGTGCCAGTTCTACTTTGCTGATGCGTGGATGTTATTTAGTGAGATCACCTTTCAGTCAG ATACAGCCATGTACAACACAACACTGGCTCCACCCAAACCAGGGTCACCATCGAATACACAACCAG AGGACGACCCCACCCACAAAGTAGACGACAGCAACACCCGAATCCTGATTGGCTGTTTAGTGGCCATAATCTTCATCCTTGTTgccatcattgtcatcatcttgTGGCGACAAGTGTGGCAGAAAATGTTGGAAAAG AGTGAGACGTTCGCTTACAACCACAACCACCACCAGTCGAGTACGACCAGTGAGCAGGAGTCCAACTCCACCTATGAGCGCATCTTCCCCCTCGGCCCTGACTACCAGGAGCCCTCACGCCTCATATGTAAGCTGCCAGAGTTTGCCCAGAGCTCTGATGAGCCTG CTTCCACCAGTACAGCAGCTTCTAAATCCACCACTACGACCGTGGTCCAGGATGGGGTCCCTCACTACGCAGAGGCAGACATCGTAAACCTACAAGGTGTGACTGGGAGCAACACTTATGCCATCCCTGCACTAACTATGGACCTTTTGTCAGGAAAGGATGTTGCAGTGGAAGAGTTCCCACGAAAACTGCTCACATTCAAGGAGAAACTGGGAGAGGGCCAGTTTGGAGAG GTGCATTTGTGTGAAGCAGAGGGAATGCAGGAGTTCATGAATAAAGAGTTTTTATTTGACTATCCTGAGGGACAGCCTGTTTTAGTGGCTGTGAAGATGCTCCGTTCAGATGCCAACAAAAATGCAAG AAATGACTTCTTAAAAGAAATAAAGATCATGTCCCGTCTGAAGGATCCCAACATCATTCGCCTGCTTGCTGTGTGCATCTACAGCGACCCTCTATGTATGATCACAGAGTACATGGAGAACGGAGATCTTAACCAGTTTCTGTCCCGCCATGAACCAGAGGGACAACTTGCATTGCTCAGTAATGCACCTACCGTCAG CTTCAATAATCTGTGCTATATGGCCACTCAGATAGCATCGGGGATGAAGTACCTCTCCTCTTTAAACTTTGTCCATCGAGACTTGGCCACTCGAAACTGCCTGGTGGGCAAGAACTACACCATAAAAATAGCTGACTTTGGCATGAGCAGAAACCTGTACAGCGGCGACTACTACCGCATCCAGGGCAGAGCTGTACTGCCGATACGCTGGATGTCCTGGGAGAGCATCCTGCTG GGTAAGTTCACCACAGCGAGCGATGTGTGGGCCTTTGGTGTCACCCTGTGGGAGATACTAACCTTCTGCAAAGAGCAGCCCTACTCTCAGCTCACTGATGAGCAAGTGATAGAGAACACAGGGGAGTTTTTCAGGGATCAGAAAAGACAG ATCTACCTTCCTCAACCGGTTTTGTGTCCAGACTCACTCTACAAGATCATGCTGAGCTGCTGGAAGAGGAACACGAAGGAGCGGCCGTCGTTTCAAGAAATCCACCGAGCCCTCCTCGACAGACAACCTTAA